A portion of the Algisphaera agarilytica genome contains these proteins:
- a CDS encoding phosphopantetheine-binding protein, with amino-acid sequence MNPSPIQPPELSRDHVALAAVSAIVEVTSLVVADGADAEAMRLAQDLGMDSAQRIEVALEVEDDLDVALDDLRVGEIRTLGELIDHVCAAVLNPVANAA; translated from the coding sequence GTGAACCCCTCACCCATCCAACCCCCGGAACTCAGCCGCGACCACGTCGCATTGGCGGCTGTCTCGGCCATCGTCGAGGTCACCTCGCTGGTGGTGGCAGACGGCGCGGATGCCGAGGCGATGCGGCTGGCCCAGGACCTGGGCATGGACAGCGCCCAACGGATCGAAGTCGCGTTGGAGGTCGAGGACGACTTGGACGTCGCCCTGGATGACCTGCGCGTGGGCGAGATTCGAACCCTCGGTGAACTCATCGACCACGTCTGCGCTGCGGTGCTGAACCCCGTCGCGAACGCCGCCTGA
- a CDS encoding phage portal protein, giving the protein MRYLNRLVAAAQLLVRGPVPFSRWLSQVAAGGKDRPTEVYNQVAPVRVCVQYISRIVGSIPFRISTPDSEIIETGPLAQLAVRPNPKQSMGQFMRDSAAFWLIYGRVHFWTTGQTVNELESITINPLQMEAIEEEGELVGWWYSPLGNGERVRLPLDEVHTFVDPDYHAPDKAWKGMGAREAVAMAIAQYYKADLANEASLDNDVQPSGAVSTEQNLSPDQERSLLKQIDAEYAGSRNRRRIMLLQGGLSWQQMAANFTDMEFMEGRAFSREEICAAFGLKAILFYGQSGSGLNDDQAQSAGVTAHQGVIRPLMRMLAEEFNCAVLSRLQNDRSMTLRDGLKRGDWSRRKMLDRQRGSDCYLRVRDAAVAQDLLAVSWFDDTGEAVTVELWQHQATGAKTWFDMGVPLNAIIDATDAPFEKLPHGDIPRIAMGLVAADETGAAEPGFDDPDGSISPGDELGDPLTEPEEASAQPVQRELSESQLTAMWRNLRAQVTGIEKQLLNPYKRHLMQLRAESLGNIRRLDPGRPEVDRSADLKNVVVWYDDFDGRERQVKVQLSRQQRDLLGDLLFDLRKATDGRWAIVAKFMRQGLAIGGNQSMAEAASAEDRDEPDPFSLDDPGVTEALRRREFDIAGLTTAQRDRLRAVYAQALADGKTTAELVEIGRKQFNIESGRAKLVAFQESSSAVEEGRQLGREQAGVPAKSWLWSRKETGRSAHAATERATLADPVPIDQDFTIAGTSITCPHPRATGIAEQDINCGCTTISRYPGDRVRDLAVLRFIATARTPMETNTP; this is encoded by the coding sequence ATGAGATACCTGAACCGCCTGGTCGCCGCCGCCCAGCTCCTAGTCCGTGGCCCGGTCCCGTTCAGCCGTTGGCTCAGCCAGGTCGCGGCCGGTGGCAAGGACCGACCAACCGAGGTCTACAACCAGGTCGCCCCGGTTCGCGTATGCGTTCAATACATCTCGCGGATTGTGGGCTCGATCCCGTTCCGCATCTCGACGCCCGACAGCGAGATCATCGAGACCGGCCCACTCGCACAGCTGGCCGTGCGGCCGAACCCCAAGCAGAGCATGGGCCAGTTCATGCGGGACAGCGCTGCGTTCTGGTTGATCTACGGCCGGGTTCATTTCTGGACCACCGGCCAGACCGTCAACGAACTCGAAAGCATCACGATCAACCCCCTCCAGATGGAAGCCATCGAAGAAGAGGGCGAGCTTGTCGGGTGGTGGTACTCGCCCCTGGGTAACGGCGAGCGCGTCCGCCTGCCTCTCGACGAGGTTCACACCTTTGTCGATCCCGACTACCACGCCCCGGACAAGGCCTGGAAGGGGATGGGCGCACGCGAAGCGGTGGCCATGGCGATCGCTCAGTACTACAAGGCGGACCTCGCCAACGAAGCCAGCCTGGACAACGATGTCCAGCCGAGCGGAGCGGTCAGCACCGAGCAGAACCTGTCCCCCGATCAAGAGCGGTCTCTGCTGAAGCAGATCGACGCCGAGTACGCGGGCAGCCGCAACCGTCGCCGCATCATGCTCCTACAGGGCGGCCTGAGCTGGCAGCAGATGGCCGCCAACTTCACCGACATGGAGTTCATGGAAGGCCGGGCGTTCAGCCGCGAAGAGATCTGTGCGGCGTTCGGTTTGAAGGCCATTCTGTTCTACGGCCAATCGGGCAGCGGCCTCAATGACGACCAGGCCCAAAGCGCCGGGGTCACCGCCCACCAGGGCGTGATCCGTCCGCTGATGCGGATGCTCGCCGAAGAGTTCAACTGCGCGGTGTTGTCGCGCCTCCAGAACGATCGGAGCATGACTCTCCGCGATGGCTTGAAGCGTGGCGACTGGTCGCGTCGCAAGATGCTGGACCGACAACGCGGCAGCGACTGCTACCTCCGCGTGCGTGATGCCGCGGTGGCTCAGGACCTGCTTGCCGTCTCGTGGTTCGATGACACCGGCGAGGCCGTCACCGTTGAGCTGTGGCAGCATCAGGCAACGGGGGCCAAGACCTGGTTCGACATGGGCGTACCGCTCAACGCCATCATCGACGCCACCGACGCGCCGTTCGAGAAGCTTCCGCACGGCGACATCCCGCGGATCGCGATGGGATTGGTCGCTGCGGATGAGACCGGTGCGGCCGAGCCCGGCTTCGATGATCCCGATGGCTCGATCTCCCCAGGCGATGAGCTGGGCGACCCGCTGACCGAGCCCGAAGAGGCCTCGGCACAGCCGGTGCAGCGCGAGCTTTCCGAGTCTCAGCTGACCGCGATGTGGCGGAACCTTCGTGCCCAAGTGACGGGAATCGAGAAGCAGCTCCTGAACCCCTATAAGCGTCACCTCATGCAGCTCCGGGCCGAGAGCTTGGGCAACATCCGGCGGCTTGATCCCGGCCGCCCCGAGGTCGATCGGTCCGCGGATCTGAAGAACGTCGTCGTGTGGTACGACGACTTCGACGGCCGCGAACGTCAGGTCAAGGTCCAGCTCAGCCGACAGCAGCGAGATCTCCTCGGCGATCTTCTCTTCGATCTCCGCAAGGCGACCGACGGCCGCTGGGCGATCGTCGCCAAGTTCATGCGACAGGGGTTGGCTATCGGGGGCAACCAGTCGATGGCTGAGGCCGCCTCGGCCGAAGATCGTGATGAGCCCGATCCGTTCTCCCTGGATGATCCGGGTGTTACCGAAGCGCTGCGCCGCCGAGAGTTCGACATCGCCGGGCTCACCACCGCCCAGCGTGATCGTCTCCGCGCGGTCTACGCCCAAGCCCTGGCCGATGGCAAGACCACCGCCGAGCTGGTCGAGATCGGACGCAAGCAGTTCAACATCGAGTCGGGCCGCGCCAAGCTCGTTGCGTTCCAGGAGTCGTCCTCGGCCGTCGAGGAAGGACGGCAGCTCGGTCGTGAGCAGGCGGGCGTTCCGGCGAAGAGCTGGCTGTGGAGCCGCAAGGAAACCGGGCGATCGGCCCACGCCGCCACCGAACGCGCGACCCTTGCCGACCCCGTGCCCATTGACCAGGACTTCACGATCGCAGGAACCTCCATCACCTGCCCCCACCCGCGTGCCACCGGCATCGCCGAGCAGGACATCAACTGCGGCTGCACCACGATCAGCCGCTACCCCGGCGATCGCGTCCGTGATCTGGCGGTGCTTCGTTTCATAGCCACCGCTCGAACCCCAATGGAAACGAACACCCCATGA
- a CDS encoding HK97 family phage prohead protease: MKNRTHILSNGKLADAPEVKSKAFGYTEHRILSVDPETRTVEAIVSTAALDSYRESVLPEAFAKRLPDRFNKNAPLLAGHVYHAEDGTPGKIGEWTEMSVKTVEGVGKALVGKATIFSGYELADTCWMIISQSKSVAFSVGWLTHASELREMDVEGQKTKVRVYTDVELVEVSFVTVPANPEAVVQASIKAQRDVTVAWGAPEELAQFMADWNQRFDQLTQSIEELQADFDFEPGSKAHELVRHTIRQMRSSGHQEADDGGVPPTSHPVLEHLAQQ, from the coding sequence ATGAAGAACCGCACCCACATCCTGTCCAACGGAAAGCTGGCCGACGCTCCCGAAGTGAAGTCGAAGGCGTTCGGATACACCGAGCACCGCATCTTGAGCGTTGACCCTGAGACCCGCACGGTCGAAGCCATCGTGAGCACGGCCGCCCTGGACAGCTACCGCGAGAGTGTGCTGCCCGAGGCGTTCGCCAAACGCCTGCCCGATCGTTTCAACAAGAACGCTCCGCTGCTAGCCGGGCACGTCTACCACGCCGAAGACGGCACCCCGGGCAAGATCGGCGAGTGGACCGAGATGTCGGTGAAGACCGTCGAAGGTGTCGGCAAGGCGCTGGTCGGCAAAGCCACGATCTTCTCGGGTTACGAGCTGGCCGACACCTGCTGGATGATCATCTCGCAGAGCAAGTCCGTCGCGTTCAGCGTGGGCTGGCTGACCCACGCCTCGGAGCTGCGCGAGATGGACGTCGAGGGGCAGAAGACCAAGGTCCGCGTCTACACCGACGTCGAGCTGGTCGAGGTGTCGTTCGTCACCGTTCCCGCCAACCCCGAGGCCGTCGTTCAAGCCTCGATCAAAGCTCAACGGGACGTCACCGTCGCGTGGGGAGCGCCCGAAGAACTCGCCCAATTCATGGCCGATTGGAACCAGCGTTTCGATCAGCTGACCCAAAGCATTGAAGAACTCCAGGCCGACTTCGACTTCGAGCCCGGAAGCAAAGCGCACGAGCTGGTGAGGCACACCATCCGACAGATGCGCAGCTCCGGACACCAGGAAGCCGACGACGGCGGTGTGCCACCCACGTCGCACCCGGTGCTAGAGCACCTGGCGCAACAGTAA
- a CDS encoding phage major capsid protein produces MKLSSAAQKFLDSMIEKVEDGDTFLDVVGRAVGEVEDVKDLGDMRSAIKQLETKVAEDHTKEIKDLRLRVERAEKRAYNGVNQYRGAFPSEDAARTFGLTMIGRFATNSETRDWAQDVLKTDHKTLHDGLAKNRVFTTTTADAVIPEIWLTTMEDLLDTHGVFERDALSVPMTSDLVHWSKKTGRVSAVPMAEGGSLASSQPTIDGRELTARKWGAYTEVNNEAAEDAIIAIAEFIAADMAEAHALAVDEAGFLGDGSGTYNQITGVLNALGAGAIVNAGDNAWGGYTYEALTAGIGKCTVKTFSGIGQPKWYCSHTFYWTVLAPLQLAAGGNTIADIGRGPVPMFAGFPVQYTQVLPQTAAGTQIPLIFGNLRRGAAFGDRRRLTFKASDHFKFANDQTAMLSTRRYDIDVHGGGDGSNAETLVGFRTAA; encoded by the coding sequence ATGAAACTCTCTTCCGCCGCTCAGAAGTTCCTCGACTCGATGATCGAAAAAGTCGAGGACGGCGACACCTTCCTCGATGTCGTCGGCCGCGCCGTCGGCGAAGTCGAAGACGTCAAGGACCTCGGCGACATGCGTTCTGCGATCAAGCAGCTCGAAACCAAGGTCGCCGAGGACCACACCAAGGAAATCAAGGATCTGCGCCTCCGCGTCGAGCGGGCCGAGAAGCGGGCCTACAACGGCGTCAATCAGTACCGGGGCGCGTTCCCCAGTGAGGACGCCGCCCGCACCTTCGGCCTCACCATGATCGGCCGGTTCGCCACCAACAGCGAAACCCGCGACTGGGCCCAGGACGTCCTGAAGACCGACCACAAGACCCTCCACGACGGCCTGGCCAAGAACCGGGTCTTCACGACCACCACCGCCGACGCCGTCATCCCCGAGATCTGGCTGACCACGATGGAAGACCTGCTGGACACCCACGGCGTCTTCGAGCGTGACGCGCTGTCGGTGCCCATGACCTCGGACCTGGTCCACTGGTCGAAGAAGACCGGCCGGGTCTCCGCGGTTCCCATGGCCGAGGGCGGTTCCCTGGCCAGCAGCCAGCCGACGATCGACGGGCGTGAACTCACCGCCCGCAAGTGGGGTGCCTACACCGAAGTCAACAACGAAGCCGCCGAAGACGCGATCATCGCGATCGCCGAGTTCATCGCTGCGGACATGGCCGAGGCCCACGCCTTGGCCGTGGACGAGGCGGGCTTCCTCGGCGATGGCAGCGGGACCTACAACCAGATCACCGGCGTGCTCAACGCACTGGGGGCCGGTGCCATCGTGAACGCCGGGGACAACGCCTGGGGCGGCTACACCTACGAAGCCCTCACCGCCGGGATCGGCAAGTGCACGGTGAAGACCTTCTCGGGCATCGGCCAGCCCAAGTGGTACTGCTCGCACACGTTCTACTGGACGGTGCTGGCTCCGCTCCAGCTGGCGGCCGGTGGCAACACCATCGCCGATATCGGTCGGGGTCCGGTTCCGATGTTCGCGGGCTTCCCGGTGCAGTACACCCAAGTGCTGCCGCAGACCGCCGCGGGCACTCAGATCCCGCTGATCTTCGGCAATCTGCGCCGTGGTGCCGCGTTCGGGGATCGCCGCCGCCTGACCTTCAAGGCCAGTGATCACTTCAAGTTCGCCAACGACCAGACCGCGATGCTCAGCACGCGCCGCTACGACATCGACGTGCACGGCGGTGGTGACGGCAGCAACGCCGAGACCCTCGTCGGCTTCCGTACCGCCGCGTAA
- a CDS encoding DUF4886 domain-containing protein — MNRSTRFGGILGLCLCATSAHAISVYHVGNSLTWDSQPESIDSLATSQGYDHNFGHHIRCNSSLGQIVADPITTCVGPTSFGKYDSALSGHEWDAVTLQPFAAGGATLGSEADAALGLIADARSNSANADTRFYIYSAWGLRYQVFSHWNSPVVDDDDTAFGYGLGHSQLVYERVAASTDAEVFVIPVGEVMYELALAITAGDLPGYTSHTDLFRDHIHASYGLGRYAASVTTFATLYGDDLDGVYSEALGASTSAIVNEIVLDTLYADMARHGVPEPTSAAIILGSCSLLALRRNKQHHAPPCQT, encoded by the coding sequence ATGAACCGTTCCACCCGCTTCGGCGGAATATTGGGGTTGTGCTTGTGCGCGACCAGCGCGCATGCCATCTCGGTCTACCATGTCGGCAACAGCCTGACGTGGGACTCGCAGCCTGAATCCATCGATTCGCTCGCCACCAGCCAGGGCTACGACCACAATTTTGGCCATCACATCCGATGCAACTCTTCGCTGGGCCAGATCGTGGCCGACCCGATCACAACCTGCGTCGGCCCGACGAGCTTTGGCAAGTACGATTCCGCTTTGTCCGGGCATGAATGGGACGCGGTTACGCTCCAACCCTTTGCGGCCGGTGGCGCTACGCTCGGCAGTGAGGCCGACGCCGCCTTGGGCCTGATCGCTGACGCCAGGTCGAACTCCGCGAACGCAGACACGCGGTTCTACATCTACTCCGCATGGGGTCTGCGGTACCAAGTGTTCAGCCACTGGAACAGCCCGGTGGTCGACGATGACGACACGGCGTTTGGCTACGGGCTCGGGCACTCCCAACTGGTTTACGAGCGTGTTGCAGCCTCCACCGACGCCGAGGTCTTCGTGATTCCCGTCGGCGAGGTCATGTATGAGCTGGCGCTGGCGATCACTGCCGGTGACCTTCCCGGCTACACCTCCCACACCGATCTTTTCCGCGACCACATCCACGCCAGCTATGGTCTCGGCCGATACGCTGCTTCGGTCACGACGTTCGCCACGCTGTACGGTGACGACCTCGACGGGGTCTACTCCGAAGCCCTCGGGGCCTCGACCTCCGCGATAGTCAACGAAATTGTGCTCGATACCCTGTACGCCGATATGGCGAGGCACGGTGTTCCAGAGCCCACCTCGGCGGCAATTATCCTTGGCAGCTGCAGTTTGCTTGCCCTTCGTCGCAACAAGCAACATCACGCACCCCCCTGCCAAACATAA
- a CDS encoding SGNH/GDSL hydrolase family protein yields MAAPRTYKLGDAARHIASGERCDLLWLGDSQSAPSNSPRWAQGIMKQWDVDWRERVLASAAPISAGVEGWQSFKTPGIATSSGDLLPDGVTVCPPGFNANTRWDTGSPSAFTQVARYASSFLGTYLNGDWTVNNAINWRFAMTKLSGNSPCRFLRRRANGNLATTAVDFETTLVPSSDWQAVDFSGAASGVVASGVNGEEWFLDLNFGDKTNKGVCLGGYAISIDGKADGFGLRFSAAGGWTALDHLPVSLGGTNTLVDLDDLQARNGVFGWPTAIFIQLGQNDAGLTDGTTPTGIANYKSRLLQLIDHYNIAYAASAQPTPMFVLVCNWETSGLGAYWPSIATSLQEICDERSNCGLLNLYQIVNEEHGSFASWQGTYLADGVHQNTAGASEFARLAWNELQVAAVTGIVVLTNGIGSFGYTKSWGY; encoded by the coding sequence ATGGCAGCTCCACGCACCTACAAACTTGGGGACGCGGCCCGGCATATTGCCAGTGGCGAGCGATGTGATCTTCTGTGGTTGGGAGACAGCCAAAGCGCTCCGTCTAACTCGCCCCGCTGGGCGCAGGGGATCATGAAGCAGTGGGATGTGGACTGGCGTGAGCGCGTACTCGCCAGTGCTGCCCCCATCAGCGCTGGTGTAGAAGGCTGGCAGAGTTTTAAAACGCCGGGTATCGCTACATCTTCAGGGGACTTGTTGCCCGATGGCGTAACGGTATGCCCCCCTGGATTTAACGCAAACACGAGATGGGACACAGGAAGTCCTAGTGCCTTCACGCAGGTTGCTAGGTACGCGTCGTCATTCCTTGGCACTTACCTCAACGGAGACTGGACGGTCAACAACGCCATCAACTGGCGTTTTGCAATGACCAAGCTTTCGGGCAATAGCCCGTGTCGCTTTTTACGTCGCCGTGCGAACGGGAACTTGGCAACGACAGCGGTCGATTTTGAAACCACCCTCGTCCCGTCAAGCGATTGGCAGGCGGTGGATTTCTCTGGCGCTGCGAGCGGCGTAGTCGCATCGGGCGTTAACGGTGAGGAGTGGTTCCTCGATCTTAACTTCGGCGACAAGACCAACAAAGGTGTCTGCCTGGGCGGTTACGCAATATCGATTGACGGAAAGGCCGATGGCTTTGGCCTTCGCTTCAGTGCGGCGGGTGGCTGGACGGCTCTCGACCACCTTCCCGTATCCTTGGGTGGAACGAATACTCTCGTCGATCTAGATGATTTGCAAGCGAGAAACGGGGTCTTTGGCTGGCCAACCGCCATCTTCATCCAGCTTGGTCAGAACGATGCCGGACTCACCGATGGGACCACGCCGACAGGTATAGCAAACTACAAATCGCGCTTGCTGCAGCTCATCGATCACTACAACATCGCTTACGCCGCGTCGGCGCAGCCCACGCCGATGTTCGTCCTGGTGTGCAACTGGGAGACCTCGGGGCTCGGCGCTTACTGGCCCAGCATTGCGACTTCCCTTCAGGAGATTTGCGACGAGCGATCGAACTGCGGCCTTCTCAATCTGTATCAGATCGTCAATGAAGAGCACGGAAGCTTCGCATCTTGGCAAGGCACTTACCTTGCCGACGGAGTGCATCAGAATACGGCTGGGGCTAGCGAGTTTGCTCGTCTGGCGTGGAATGAATTACAAGTCGCAGCCGTTACGGGGATTGTGGTGTTGACTAATGGAATCGGATCATTTGGATACACCAAGAGCTGGGGATATTGA
- a CDS encoding AraC family transcriptional regulator: MTDPQSDSNSQSKKDLSTASGAPRVAVLVDTATGWGRRLIQGVFQYGHRHGRWHLDVRARYPQGEVRIPEGWTGDGIIARLATPEIVEHVKSFGVPYVNVSSIASDKRAPMITSDKRAIAEIATQHFLERGFSHFAYSGEDDLPYVKAQREDFEAEVRKHGFEVITDPDPVSHDPAANYAELMQHLVEWVKALPKPCAVFSFGTQRGVDLLEACRMADVVVPHEVAVLGGDYDDVLCEACDPPMSAVVTASQRIGYEAAEVLSRMMQGEEVEARKTVLAPVNIHSNPSTNTYAVKDKNLITAMQFIERNAFEPIQMEDVLEQVPMSRRTLERHFKDAFGKTPAEEIRWRRVHQARKLLAETNMDLEDVAKASGLNSYAYLSQVFRKMLDETPAGYRKRMRDV, from the coding sequence ATGACCGATCCGCAATCTGATTCCAACTCGCAGTCAAAGAAAGACTTATCGACCGCGTCCGGTGCCCCCCGGGTGGCGGTTCTGGTCGACACCGCGACGGGTTGGGGCCGACGGCTGATCCAAGGCGTCTTTCAATACGGCCACCGCCACGGCCGCTGGCACCTCGACGTCCGGGCCCGCTACCCTCAGGGCGAGGTCCGCATCCCCGAGGGCTGGACCGGCGACGGCATCATCGCCCGGCTGGCGACCCCGGAAATCGTCGAGCACGTCAAGTCCTTCGGCGTCCCCTACGTCAACGTCTCCAGCATCGCGTCCGACAAACGCGCCCCCATGATCACCTCGGACAAACGAGCCATCGCCGAGATCGCTACCCAGCACTTCCTCGAGCGCGGCTTCAGCCACTTCGCCTACTCCGGCGAAGACGACCTTCCTTACGTCAAAGCCCAGCGTGAAGACTTCGAGGCCGAGGTCCGCAAGCACGGCTTCGAGGTGATCACCGATCCCGATCCCGTCTCTCACGACCCCGCAGCCAACTACGCCGAGCTGATGCAGCACCTGGTCGAATGGGTCAAGGCTCTGCCCAAGCCCTGCGCGGTGTTCTCGTTTGGTACGCAGCGCGGCGTCGATCTGCTCGAGGCCTGCCGGATGGCCGATGTGGTGGTGCCCCACGAGGTCGCGGTGCTCGGCGGTGATTACGACGACGTGCTCTGCGAGGCCTGCGACCCGCCGATGTCTGCGGTGGTGACCGCCAGCCAACGCATCGGGTACGAGGCGGCCGAAGTACTGAGCCGGATGATGCAAGGCGAAGAAGTCGAGGCGCGCAAAACCGTCTTGGCCCCCGTGAACATCCACAGCAATCCGTCGACCAACACCTACGCGGTGAAGGACAAGAACCTGATCACCGCGATGCAGTTCATCGAGCGCAACGCCTTCGAGCCGATCCAGATGGAAGATGTGCTCGAACAGGTCCCGATGTCTCGCCGTACGCTCGAGCGTCACTTCAAAGACGCGTTCGGCAAGACCCCTGCCGAGGAAATCCGTTGGCGCCGTGTGCACCAGGCCCGGAAGCTGCTCGCCGAGACCAACATGGACCTCGAAGACGTGGCCAAAGCGTCGGGCCTCAACTCCTACGCCTACCTCAGCCAGGTCTTCCGCAAGATGCTCGACGAAACCCCCGCGGGGTATCGCAAGCGCATGCGGGATGTATGA
- a CDS encoding sigma-70 family RNA polymerase sigma factor: MTMIDTPEIPDTPSSAAETEIKWPKALKRHERRELAPLLLDPIDFIDDERFYEPQAWRTILDPKEDIPRASVGWYTRLAHERANDPRLKNAKLPLLTAAQERVIFLRFNYARFRAEQVRESINPKRFGVTKARELLKWHRMAMQLREQIAEYNLALVLAMAKRLPPGSVDFPEMISEGNMALLRGIDKFNVSKGFKFSTYACRAILKAFSRLGMKTTRYRSLFPVGFEPDLERSNYSAEKAAFEEEGCVEQVSMIFHENRSNLTDLELDIINKRFAFDNPDGGKGMTLQEVGKLVGLTKERVRQIQIHALAKMRSTLETSYLNGPSLGQALEDSDVAVGA, from the coding sequence ATGACCATGATCGATACGCCGGAAATCCCCGATACCCCCTCATCCGCCGCGGAAACCGAGATCAAATGGCCCAAAGCCCTCAAACGGCACGAGCGTCGCGAGCTCGCCCCCCTTCTTCTCGACCCGATCGACTTCATTGACGATGAACGTTTTTACGAGCCCCAAGCCTGGCGGACGATCCTCGATCCCAAGGAAGACATCCCCCGGGCGAGCGTCGGCTGGTACACCCGCCTCGCCCACGAACGGGCCAACGACCCCCGCCTGAAGAACGCCAAGCTGCCCCTGCTGACCGCCGCTCAGGAGCGGGTGATCTTCCTGCGTTTCAACTACGCCCGCTTCCGGGCCGAGCAGGTCCGCGAATCGATCAACCCCAAACGCTTCGGCGTCACCAAGGCCCGCGAGCTGCTCAAGTGGCACCGCATGGCCATGCAGCTCCGCGAGCAGATCGCCGAGTACAACCTCGCCCTCGTCCTGGCGATGGCCAAGCGTCTGCCCCCCGGCAGCGTCGACTTCCCCGAAATGATCAGCGAGGGCAACATGGCCCTCTTGCGCGGCATCGACAAGTTCAACGTGTCGAAGGGCTTCAAGTTCTCTACCTACGCCTGCCGGGCGATCCTCAAGGCGTTCAGCCGGCTGGGCATGAAGACCACGCGTTACCGCTCGCTGTTCCCCGTGGGCTTCGAGCCGGACCTGGAGCGGTCCAACTACTCGGCCGAGAAGGCGGCGTTCGAAGAAGAAGGCTGCGTCGAACAGGTCAGCATGATCTTCCACGAGAACCGATCCAACCTGACCGACCTTGAGCTCGACATCATCAACAAGCGCTTCGCCTTCGATAACCCCGACGGCGGCAAGGGCATGACCCTCCAGGAAGTTGGCAAGCTCGTGGGCCTGACCAAAGAACGCGTCCGCCAGATCCAGATCCACGCGTTAGCGAAGATGCGAAGCACCCTGGAAACCTCGTACCTCAACGGCCCGTCGCTGGGCCAAGCGCTCGAAGACTCCGACGTCGCCGTCGGGGCCTGA